One Cervus elaphus chromosome 28, mCerEla1.1, whole genome shotgun sequence DNA segment encodes these proteins:
- the LOC122685376 gene encoding 60S ribosomal protein L29-like — MVYFGVHPKLLGNMCFAKKHKKSLKKMQANIAKAMSACAEIVKTLVKPKEVKPKIARGGNCNFSRLACIAHPKFKKRVCAHIAKGLGLCWPKSQDKAQTKAKAPEAPAQAAKDAQTPTKAPG, encoded by the coding sequence ATGGTGTATTTTGGGGTGCACCCCAAGTTACTGGGGAACATGTGCTTTGCCAAGAAGCACAAGAAGAGCTTGAAGAAGATGCAGGCCAACATTGCCAAGGCCATGAGTGCATGTGCTGAGATTGTCAAGACTCTTGTGAAGCCCAAGGAGGTTAAGCCTAAGATCGCAAGAGGCGGCAACTGTAACTTCAGTCGACTTGCCTGCATTGCTCATCCCAAGTTCAAGAAGCGTGTTTGTGCCCACATCGCCAAGGGTCTCGGACTCTGCTGGCCAAAGTCCCAGGACAAGGCTCAAACCAAGGCCAAGGCACCTGAGGCTCCAGCTCAGGCTGCAAAAGATGCCCAGACCCCCACCAAGGCTCCAGGGTAG